A genomic region of Phenylobacterium parvum contains the following coding sequences:
- the lnt gene encoding apolipoprotein N-acyltransferase, which translates to MPDRAFAVAGLAALAGGLLAALAFPPYGFLPGLAGFALILWSLSRPAGRPVRAAALRGGLAGLGYFAVSVSWIVEPFLVDERTYGWMAPIALVLMAGGLSLFWAAAAAVWGRLGARGLPGLLAFAACLSGAEWLRGHVLTGFPWNLPGEAWPAGSPLSQGAALVGAYGLTWVTLVLCASPAWILAPGEPARRTARMAAVAGAFLAFHAWGQARIADVPAGPPGPLVRIVQADIDQKTKWRPENLEGIFRTYLDLTGRPSAKRPALVVWPEGALPAVINDLLTPGSPWRGALAQALAPGQVLAMGANRVELDDRDALTYRNSLIFLEGTGQDLALAGVYDKHRLVPFGEFLPLGDLAGRIGLRSLVHMPEDFTAGPPPVPLTIPGLPGVQPMICYEALFPGFTRAAGRRGGARPDWILNVSNDAWFGRASGPWQHLNITRYRAIEEGLPIVRSTPTGVSAVIDSSGRTVGPVLGLGASGVIDLPLPPPRPPTPYVRWGDLPFLLLLVLSAALAGHKEIFIGLANRQRRSRARRDPDGAVP; encoded by the coding sequence TTGCCGGACCGCGCCTTCGCCGTCGCTGGTCTGGCCGCCCTGGCGGGCGGCCTGCTGGCGGCCCTCGCCTTCCCGCCCTATGGCTTCCTGCCCGGCCTCGCCGGATTCGCCCTTATCCTCTGGTCCCTGTCCCGGCCCGCCGGTCGCCCTGTGCGCGCCGCGGCCCTGAGGGGAGGCCTTGCGGGCCTTGGCTACTTCGCCGTCTCGGTGAGCTGGATCGTCGAGCCCTTCCTGGTGGACGAGCGCACCTATGGCTGGATGGCGCCCATCGCCCTGGTCCTCATGGCCGGCGGCCTGTCCCTCTTCTGGGCGGCGGCGGCGGCCGTCTGGGGGCGGCTCGGCGCCCGGGGCCTTCCCGGCCTCCTGGCCTTCGCCGCCTGCCTCTCCGGCGCCGAATGGCTGCGCGGCCACGTCCTCACGGGTTTTCCCTGGAACCTGCCCGGCGAGGCCTGGCCCGCAGGCTCACCCCTCTCGCAAGGCGCAGCCCTGGTCGGCGCCTATGGCCTGACCTGGGTGACCCTGGTCCTCTGCGCTTCGCCCGCCTGGATCCTGGCCCCCGGCGAACCGGCGCGGCGCACCGCCCGGATGGCGGCGGTCGCCGGCGCCTTCCTGGCCTTCCACGCCTGGGGCCAGGCGCGGATCGCCGACGTCCCCGCCGGGCCTCCAGGTCCCCTGGTGCGGATCGTCCAGGCCGATATCGACCAGAAGACCAAATGGCGCCCCGAGAACCTCGAGGGAATCTTCCGGACCTACCTGGACCTCACAGGCCGCCCCTCGGCAAAGCGTCCAGCCCTCGTCGTCTGGCCCGAGGGCGCCCTGCCGGCGGTGATCAACGACCTCCTGACGCCGGGTTCGCCCTGGCGCGGCGCCCTGGCCCAGGCCCTTGCGCCGGGGCAGGTCCTGGCCATGGGGGCCAACCGGGTCGAGCTGGATGACCGTGACGCCCTGACCTACCGCAACAGTCTCATCTTCCTGGAGGGAACCGGCCAGGACCTCGCCCTGGCGGGCGTCTACGACAAGCACCGGCTGGTGCCCTTCGGTGAGTTCCTGCCCCTTGGCGACCTTGCTGGGCGGATCGGCCTTCGCAGCCTTGTCCACATGCCCGAGGACTTCACCGCCGGGCCGCCGCCCGTCCCCCTGACCATCCCGGGTCTGCCGGGCGTCCAGCCCATGATCTGCTACGAGGCCCTCTTCCCGGGCTTCACCCGCGCTGCAGGCCGCCGCGGAGGCGCCCGCCCCGACTGGATCCTCAACGTCTCCAACGACGCCTGGTTCGGCCGCGCCTCGGGGCCCTGGCAGCATCTCAACATCACCCGTTACCGGGCCATCGAGGAAGGCCTGCCCATCGTCCGCTCGACGCCGACCGGAGTCTCGGCGGTAATCGATTCCAGCGGTCGGACGGTAGGCCCGGTGCTCGGGCTGGGCGCTTCAGGCGTGATCGACCTGCCCCTGCCGCCGCCCCGTCCGCCGACACCCTATGTCCGGTGGGGCGACCTGCCCTTCCTGCTCCTGCTGGTCCTGTCCGCCGCCCTTGCAGGACATAAAGAAATCTTTATAGGTCTCGCGAACCGCCAGCGCCGGTCCAGGGCGCGCCGCGATCCAGACGGAGCCGTCCCGTGA
- the metK gene encoding methionine adenosyltransferase encodes MTRPSYIFTSESVSEGHPDKVADRISDTVVDAFIAADPEARVACETLVTTNRIILAGEVRASRPGAGKAENKAFTRELISSLEPRVRAAVKDIGYEQKGFHWDKAKYACHLHGQSADIAQGVDATNSKDEGAGDQGIMFGYACDETPELMPATLQYSHEVLRRLAAARHSGEMPFLEPDAKSQVTLAYENGRPVAVTQLVISTQHAKRIGLRLATPARVKDAIRPLVESVFPDGLLTRKTVWHVNPTGRFVQGGPDGDAGLTGRKIIVDTYGGAAPHGGGAFSGKDPTKVDRSAAYACRYLAKNVVAAGLSRRCTIQISYAIGVSTPLSFYVDLHGEGQVDPAKLEKALPDLIGGATPAAIRRHLGLNRPIYARTAAYGHFGREPDSDGGFSWERTDLVDALKGLA; translated from the coding sequence GTGACCCGCCCCTCCTATATCTTCACCAGCGAAAGCGTTTCCGAAGGCCATCCCGACAAGGTCGCCGACCGGATCTCCGACACCGTCGTGGACGCCTTCATCGCCGCCGATCCCGAGGCCCGGGTGGCCTGCGAGACCCTGGTCACCACCAACCGCATCATTCTGGCGGGCGAGGTGCGCGCCTCGCGTCCCGGCGCCGGCAAGGCCGAGAACAAGGCCTTCACGCGCGAGCTGATCTCGTCCCTCGAGCCCCGCGTCCGGGCCGCCGTGAAGGATATCGGCTACGAGCAGAAGGGTTTTCACTGGGACAAGGCGAAGTACGCCTGCCATCTGCATGGCCAGTCCGCCGACATCGCCCAGGGCGTGGACGCGACCAACTCCAAGGACGAAGGCGCCGGCGACCAGGGCATCATGTTCGGCTACGCCTGCGACGAGACCCCCGAGCTGATGCCGGCGACCCTGCAGTACTCGCATGAGGTCCTGCGCCGCCTGGCCGCCGCCCGGCACTCCGGCGAGATGCCCTTCCTCGAGCCCGACGCCAAGAGCCAGGTCACCCTGGCCTACGAGAACGGTCGGCCGGTCGCGGTCACCCAGCTGGTCATCTCCACCCAGCACGCCAAGCGCATTGGCCTGAGGCTCGCCACCCCGGCCCGGGTCAAGGACGCCATTCGCCCGCTGGTCGAGAGCGTCTTCCCGGACGGCCTTCTGACCCGCAAGACCGTCTGGCACGTGAACCCCACCGGCCGCTTCGTCCAGGGCGGTCCTGACGGGGACGCCGGCCTGACCGGGCGCAAGATCATCGTCGACACCTATGGCGGCGCAGCCCCGCATGGCGGCGGCGCCTTTTCCGGCAAGGACCCGACCAAGGTGGACCGTTCCGCGGCCTACGCCTGCCGCTACCTCGCCAAGAACGTGGTGGCCGCGGGCCTCTCCCGTCGCTGCACCATCCAGATAAGCTACGCCATTGGCGTCTCCACCCCCCTCAGCTTCTACGTCGACCTGCACGGCGAGGGGCAGGTCGACCCGGCGAAGCTGGAGAAGGCCCTGCCCGACCTGATCGGTGGGGCGACCCCGGCGGCCATCCGGCGTCACCTCGGGCTCAATCGTCCGATCTACGCCCGCACCGCGGCCTACGGCCACTTCGGCCGCGAGCCCGATTCGGACGGCGGCTTCTCCTGGGAGCGGACGGACCTGGTGGACGCCCTCAAGGGCCTGGCCTGA
- the trmB gene encoding tRNA (guanosine(46)-N7)-methyltransferase TrmB yields the protein METLLPALRPPSEGPVDPAALMPGARETWLEVGFGGGEHMAAQAAARPQVLVLGAEPFLNGVASALRHVDEAGLKNVRIHDGDARDLMSRLPDSCLDRLFVLFPDPWQKARHHKRRLVSPAFADEAARLLKPGGRLRLATDWADYADQMLKVLLAEPRFDWPARSAADWREAPADHVRTRYEAKRLGDCEPVWLDFVRRPD from the coding sequence ATGGAGACCCTGCTGCCGGCCCTGCGTCCACCGTCTGAGGGGCCTGTAGACCCTGCGGCGCTCATGCCTGGCGCCCGCGAGACCTGGCTGGAGGTCGGGTTTGGCGGCGGCGAGCACATGGCCGCCCAGGCCGCGGCCCGGCCCCAAGTCCTGGTCCTGGGCGCCGAGCCCTTCCTCAACGGGGTCGCCAGCGCCCTGCGGCACGTCGACGAGGCGGGGCTGAAGAACGTCCGGATCCATGACGGTGACGCCCGAGACCTGATGTCGCGCCTGCCGGACAGCTGCCTGGACCGCCTCTTCGTCCTGTTTCCCGATCCGTGGCAGAAGGCCCGGCACCACAAGCGCCGGCTCGTCAGCCCGGCCTTCGCCGACGAGGCCGCCCGGCTTCTCAAGCCGGGGGGGCGGCTGCGCCTGGCCACCGACTGGGCGGATTACGCTGACCAGATGCTGAAGGTCCTCTTGGCCGAGCCCCGGTTCGACTGGCCCGCCCGGAGCGCGGCCGACTGGCGCGAGGCCCCCGCGGACCATGTTCGGACCCGCTACGAGGCCAAGCGCCTCGGCGACTGCGAACCTGTCTGGCTGGATTTCGTCCGCCGCCCGGACTGA
- a CDS encoding S1 family peptidase yields MHFPRLSDWLVYLAIIVAVVIVAVTRRERADAPPPPPPPAAGEGLPLGPASPFDPSVIVEAPATPEPGSGTAFSIDERGVWITARHVVDGCRRAAVVVAEGRGVAAEVRIDPQGEVAVLTTEGGAAALPVAVGRTLRRGDRAYHPGFPQGRPGEATSRLIGRENMVIRGHGERTEPVLVWAETGRTDQLRGSLAGLSGAPALDDAGRVIGVTVAESPRRGRIYTTSPETLVRALRAANERPEAGAVGESVTTTNYGIVADSLRRDLRVARVICLDAA; encoded by the coding sequence GTGCATTTCCCGCGCCTCAGCGACTGGCTGGTCTACCTGGCCATCATCGTGGCTGTCGTCATCGTGGCCGTGACCCGGCGCGAACGGGCGGATGCGCCTCCACCCCCGCCGCCGCCCGCGGCCGGGGAGGGCCTTCCCCTGGGCCCCGCCTCGCCCTTTGATCCCTCGGTGATCGTCGAGGCGCCCGCAACGCCGGAGCCGGGGTCCGGCACCGCCTTCTCCATCGACGAACGCGGGGTCTGGATCACAGCCCGTCATGTGGTGGACGGCTGCCGGCGCGCCGCCGTCGTGGTGGCGGAAGGGCGCGGCGTGGCCGCCGAGGTTCGGATCGACCCGCAGGGCGAGGTCGCCGTCCTGACCACCGAGGGCGGCGCCGCCGCCCTGCCCGTGGCGGTGGGGCGGACCCTGAGGCGGGGTGACCGCGCCTACCACCCCGGCTTTCCCCAGGGCCGCCCCGGAGAGGCGACCTCGCGCCTGATCGGCCGCGAAAACATGGTGATCCGCGGGCACGGCGAACGGACGGAGCCGGTCCTGGTCTGGGCCGAGACCGGCCGCACCGACCAGCTCCGGGGGAGCCTTGCGGGGCTGTCAGGGGCGCCCGCCCTGGACGACGCGGGAAGGGTGATCGGCGTTACGGTGGCGGAGTCCCCGCGCCGGGGCCGCATCTACACCACCTCGCCGGAAACCCTGGTCCGGGCCCTGCGGGCCGCCAACGAACGGCCGGAGGCGGGGGCGGTGGGGGAATCCGTGACCACCACCAACTACGGCATCGTGGCCGACAGCCTGAGGCGCGACCTGCGCGTGGCGCGGGTCATCTGCCTGGACGCCGCCTGA
- a CDS encoding DUF350 domain-containing protein, with protein MPAPIASPEILAFAAGFPLALLHAAATLLILTAGAALYALLTPHREIALIREGNTAAAISFGGVLAGLALPLAAAMTASASLLEIIMWGAPTVVVQLLVFRLVDLLLKGLPERIQHGEMAAAALLAGAKLASAVVLAAAVAG; from the coding sequence ATGCCCGCCCCCATCGCCTCACCCGAGATCCTGGCCTTTGCCGCCGGCTTTCCCCTCGCCCTGCTGCACGCCGCTGCGACCCTGCTGATCCTGACCGCCGGCGCAGCGCTCTACGCCCTCCTGACGCCGCATCGCGAAATCGCCCTGATCCGTGAGGGCAACACCGCCGCCGCCATCTCCTTCGGCGGCGTCCTGGCGGGCCTCGCCCTGCCCCTGGCCGCAGCCATGACCGCCTCGGCCTCCCTTCTCGAGATCATCATGTGGGGGGCGCCCACCGTCGTGGTGCAGCTGCTGGTCTTCCGACTGGTGGACCTGCTTCTCAAGGGCCTGCCCGAGCGCATCCAGCATGGGGAAATGGCCGCCGCCGCCCTGCTGGCCGGGGCCAAGCTCGCCTCGGCCGTGGTCCTGGCCGCCGCCGTCGCGGGGTAG
- the rlmN gene encoding 23S rRNA (adenine(2503)-C(2))-methyltransferase RlmN, translated as MTVTLDLSRAREAGAARARRPNLTGLTRQGLADVLVEAGLVPQAKARMRATQLWRWMHHYGVTDFAQMTDVAKELRAALSEAFDLSRPEVVERQVSVDGTRKWLIRMAPGVEVETVFIPDVGRSGALCVSSQVGCTLNCTFCHTGTQPLVRNLTAAEIVAQVQVARDELGEWPSPKEDRRLSNIVFMGMGEPLYNLDSVADAIDIIADHEGIAISRRRITVSTSGVVPQLKALGERTQAMLAISLHATNDALRDELVPLNRKYPIAELMDGIRAYPGLGNARRVTFEYVMLKGVNDSPAEARALVRLLAGIPAKINLIPFNPWPGSPYACSDWGAIEAFAAILNRSGYASPIRTPRGRDILAACGQLKSESEKERASVRRARERAAEAAPDPDGDASGKPD; from the coding sequence GTGACCGTCACCCTTGATCTTTCCCGGGCCCGCGAGGCGGGCGCCGCCCGTGCGCGGCGGCCGAACCTGACCGGCCTGACCCGGCAGGGCTTGGCCGACGTCCTGGTCGAGGCGGGACTTGTGCCCCAGGCCAAGGCCCGGATGCGCGCCACCCAGCTCTGGCGCTGGATGCACCACTACGGTGTCACGGACTTCGCCCAGATGACCGACGTGGCCAAGGAGCTGCGGGCGGCCCTCTCCGAGGCCTTTGACCTGTCCCGCCCCGAGGTGGTCGAGCGCCAGGTCTCGGTGGACGGCACGCGGAAGTGGCTGATCCGAATGGCGCCCGGCGTCGAGGTCGAGACCGTCTTCATTCCGGATGTCGGCCGGTCCGGCGCCCTGTGCGTCTCCAGCCAGGTCGGGTGCACCCTGAACTGCACCTTCTGCCACACCGGCACCCAGCCCCTGGTGCGCAACCTGACCGCCGCGGAGATCGTCGCCCAGGTCCAGGTGGCCCGGGACGAGCTGGGAGAATGGCCCTCGCCCAAGGAGGACCGCCGGCTCTCGAACATCGTCTTCATGGGCATGGGCGAGCCGCTCTACAATCTCGACAGCGTGGCCGACGCCATCGACATCATCGCCGACCACGAGGGGATCGCCATCTCCCGGCGGCGGATCACCGTCTCGACCTCGGGCGTTGTCCCCCAGCTGAAGGCCCTCGGGGAGCGGACCCAGGCCATGCTGGCCATCTCGCTCCACGCCACGAACGACGCCCTGCGCGACGAGCTGGTGCCCCTGAACCGGAAGTATCCGATCGCCGAACTGATGGACGGGATCCGGGCCTATCCCGGCCTGGGCAACGCCCGGCGGGTGACCTTCGAGTACGTCATGCTGAAGGGGGTCAATGACAGCCCGGCCGAGGCGCGCGCCCTGGTGAGGCTGCTGGCCGGCATCCCCGCCAAGATCAACCTGATCCCCTTCAATCCCTGGCCGGGCAGTCCCTACGCCTGCTCCGACTGGGGCGCCATCGAGGCCTTCGCCGCCATCCTGAACCGGTCCGGATACGCCTCTCCCATCCGCACCCCCCGGGGGCGCGACATCCTGGCCGCCTGCGGCCAGCTGAAGAGCGAGAGCGAGAAGGAGCGCGCCTCGGTCCGCCGCGCCCGGGAACGCGCCGCCGAGGCGGCCCCGGACCCGGACGGCGACGCCTCCGGGAAACCCGACTGA
- a CDS encoding NADPH:quinone oxidoreductase family protein has translation MKAVLSKVVGGPETLVIEDIPAPTLRPGWARVQVKAVGINFPDVLIIEDKYQSKPPRPFAPGGEVSGIVTEIAEGVTEVKVGDRVLAQIGHGGLVEEIAAPAGRLTPIPDAMPYDEAAAFILTYGTSYHALKDRGHLKAGETMLVLGAAGGVGLAAVELGKAMGARVIAACSTQEKVDLAIRHGAESGVVYGRGPFDRDGQKQLSQLFKEACGEKGADVIYDAIGGDYAEPALRSIAWEGRYLVIGFAAGEIPKIPLNLPLLKGCDIVGVIWGNWTARNPDLFQKSNLELIDLYAQGKIRPYVSERFPFAKAADAIAHLGSRKAMGKVVVTLGD, from the coding sequence ATGAAAGCGGTCCTGAGCAAGGTCGTCGGCGGGCCCGAGACCCTGGTGATCGAGGACATCCCCGCCCCGACCCTCCGCCCCGGCTGGGCGCGCGTGCAGGTCAAGGCCGTGGGCATCAACTTCCCCGATGTCCTCATCATCGAGGACAAGTACCAGTCCAAGCCCCCCCGTCCCTTCGCCCCCGGCGGCGAGGTCTCGGGCATCGTCACCGAGATCGCCGAGGGCGTCACCGAGGTGAAGGTGGGCGACCGGGTCCTGGCCCAGATCGGCCATGGCGGCCTGGTCGAGGAGATCGCGGCCCCCGCCGGGCGCCTCACCCCCATCCCGGACGCCATGCCCTACGACGAGGCGGCCGCCTTCATCCTGACCTACGGGACCTCCTATCACGCCCTGAAGGACCGCGGGCATCTCAAGGCCGGCGAGACCATGCTGGTCCTGGGCGCCGCCGGCGGCGTCGGCCTGGCGGCCGTCGAGCTGGGCAAGGCCATGGGCGCACGGGTCATCGCCGCCTGCTCCACCCAGGAAAAGGTCGACCTCGCCATCCGCCACGGTGCGGAGTCCGGCGTGGTCTACGGCCGCGGCCCCTTTGACCGCGACGGCCAGAAGCAGCTTTCCCAGCTCTTCAAGGAGGCCTGCGGCGAGAAGGGCGCGGACGTGATCTACGACGCCATCGGCGGCGACTACGCCGAGCCGGCCCTGCGCTCAATCGCCTGGGAAGGCCGCTACCTCGTCATCGGGTTCGCCGCCGGCGAGATCCCGAAGATCCCTCTGAACCTGCCCCTTCTCAAGGGCTGCGACATTGTCGGCGTGATCTGGGGCAACTGGACGGCCCGCAATCCGGACCTGTTCCAGAAATCCAACCTCGAGCTGATCGACCTCTACGCCCAGGGCAAGATCCGGCCCTACGTGTCCGAGCGCTTCCCCTTCGCGAAGGCCGCGGACGCCATCGCCCACCTGGGCAGCCGCAAGGCCATGGGCAAGGTCGTCGTCACCCTCGGCGACTGA
- a CDS encoding SDR family NAD(P)-dependent oxidoreductase yields MAGRLEGKVAMITGAASGIGLGTLELFVSEGAKVIAADVQDEKGAMLERRFPDAVRYARCDVTAEADIVAAVALAESAFGGLDIQFNNAGISDRMGAITEVTADGWNWIFDILVRGPALGMKHAVPAMLKRGGGSIINTASIAGLQAGWGPIAYSTAKAGVVHMSRCAAAQLSPQGIRVNAICPGLIATSIFGATMGMTRDAADQMAALVAQNAQIAQPVKKPGLPQDIAQAALYLASDASAFVTGTHLVVDGGITVGSRHSWDPEAGSPFAAIFGESLMQMAPGSGQG; encoded by the coding sequence ATGGCCGGACGGCTTGAAGGCAAGGTGGCGATGATCACGGGGGCGGCCTCCGGCATTGGCCTTGGGACCCTGGAGCTCTTCGTCTCGGAGGGGGCGAAGGTGATCGCGGCCGACGTCCAGGATGAGAAGGGGGCCATGCTGGAGCGCCGGTTCCCCGACGCCGTGCGCTATGCACGCTGCGACGTCACCGCCGAAGCGGACATCGTCGCGGCCGTGGCCCTGGCCGAGAGCGCCTTTGGCGGCCTGGACATCCAGTTCAACAACGCCGGCATCTCCGACCGGATGGGCGCCATCACCGAGGTGACCGCCGACGGCTGGAACTGGATCTTCGACATCCTGGTCCGCGGGCCGGCCCTGGGCATGAAGCACGCGGTTCCCGCCATGCTGAAGCGCGGCGGCGGGTCGATCATCAACACCGCCTCCATCGCCGGCCTTCAGGCGGGCTGGGGCCCGATCGCCTACTCCACGGCCAAGGCCGGGGTGGTGCACATGAGCCGCTGCGCCGCGGCCCAGCTGTCGCCCCAGGGCATCCGGGTCAACGCCATCTGTCCCGGCCTGATCGCCACCTCCATCTTCGGCGCCACCATGGGCATGACCCGGGACGCCGCCGACCAGATGGCCGCCCTCGTGGCCCAGAACGCCCAGATCGCCCAGCCGGTGAAGAAGCCGGGCCTGCCGCAGGACATCGCCCAGGCGGCCCTCTACCTGGCCTCCGACGCCTCGGCCTTCGTGACCGGGACCCACCTGGTGGTGGACGGCGGCATCACGGTGGGCTCGCGGCACAGCTGGGATCCCGAGGCGGGTTCGCCCTTCGCGGCGATCTTCGGGGAGTCCCTCATGCAGATGGCCCCGGGCTCCGGCCAGGGTTGA
- a CDS encoding DMT family transporter: MTASALAFTVMSTLIKYLGEGYSPGLQTFYRQAAGFLILLPIILRHRSTAFATSRPGLLIFRAGAGTLGTMLSFYAFQNMPLADANALSFTRSLWLVPLAAFVVGERIGPLRIFAALAGFVGVLIMVRPGAGGHFALGLPALAMLASSFLFALTVTGMKVLTRDHAPTVLLVWAATLGMVLSIPGALLSWRWPEPVDLALLSMMGIMGTATQAFYIRGMAAGDAAAMAPVDYIRLVFAAAVGFLLFAEVPGVWTIVGAAVVVASTLFITWREHAASRRGAVGAEPV, translated from the coding sequence ATGACCGCGTCGGCCCTGGCCTTCACGGTCATGTCGACCCTGATCAAGTACCTGGGCGAGGGCTATTCGCCGGGGCTGCAGACCTTCTACCGCCAGGCGGCCGGTTTCTTGATCCTGCTGCCGATCATCCTGCGCCATCGGTCGACGGCCTTCGCCACCAGCCGCCCCGGCCTGCTGATCTTCCGGGCCGGGGCGGGCACCCTGGGCACAATGCTGTCCTTCTACGCCTTCCAGAACATGCCCCTGGCGGACGCCAACGCCCTGTCCTTCACCCGCAGCCTCTGGCTGGTGCCCCTGGCCGCCTTCGTGGTGGGCGAGCGGATCGGGCCCCTGCGCATCTTCGCCGCCCTGGCGGGTTTCGTTGGCGTGCTGATCATGGTCCGTCCTGGCGCCGGGGGGCACTTCGCCCTCGGCCTGCCGGCCCTGGCCATGCTGGCCTCGTCCTTCCTCTTCGCCCTGACGGTGACGGGGATGAAGGTCCTGACCCGGGATCACGCCCCGACCGTCCTCCTCGTGTGGGCCGCAACGCTGGGGATGGTCTTATCGATCCCCGGGGCCCTCCTGTCCTGGCGCTGGCCCGAGCCCGTGGACCTCGCCCTCTTGTCCATGATGGGAATCATGGGCACCGCGACCCAGGCCTTCTATATCCGCGGGATGGCCGCCGGAGACGCCGCCGCCATGGCCCCTGTGGACTACATCCGGCTGGTCTTCGCCGCCGCCGTCGGCTTCCTTTTGTTCGCCGAGGTCCCGGGGGTCTGGACGATCGTCGGGGCCGCCGTGGTGGTGGCCTCCACCCTGTTCATCACCTGGCGCGAGCACGCGGCCTCGCGCAGGGGCGCCGTCGGCGCCGAGCCCGTCTAG
- a CDS encoding DUF1428 domain-containing protein gives MHVCGMVIPVPEDRLEDYRQWAEASAAFFREYGCLEIVESWEDLVPEGRQTDFRKAVAALPGEKVVFTWQVWPDKAFLEAAEARMHEDPRMESAEAPPFDASRLILGAFSPLVVMGRP, from the coding sequence ATGCATGTCTGCGGCATGGTGATCCCGGTTCCGGAGGACCGGCTTGAGGACTATCGCCAGTGGGCCGAGGCCAGCGCCGCCTTCTTTCGAGAGTACGGCTGTCTCGAGATCGTCGAGAGCTGGGAAGACCTCGTCCCTGAAGGCAGGCAGACCGATTTCCGGAAAGCCGTCGCCGCCCTGCCGGGCGAGAAGGTCGTCTTCACCTGGCAGGTCTGGCCGGACAAGGCCTTTCTCGAGGCCGCCGAGGCGCGGATGCATGAGGATCCGAGAATGGAGAGCGCCGAAGCGCCCCCCTTCGACGCCTCCCGGCTGATTCTGGGCGCCTTCTCTCCCCTGGTCGTCATGGGCCGGCCGTAA
- a CDS encoding YkvA family protein — protein sequence MNADSKASRDVNPGGIDPESPIAPDRALVPEVVRVNAQRVSRGFWPKIRRVATHIPFAADALAVWRCAQDPATPRTAKAMMLAALAYFVLPTDAVPDILGAFGFTDDAAVFAALLAVIGKHLKPEHRAAAQADLKRLRGED from the coding sequence ATGAACGCCGACTCAAAAGCATCACGCGACGTAAATCCGGGGGGAATCGACCCGGAATCCCCCATCGCTCCCGACCGGGCGCTGGTTCCGGAGGTCGTGCGGGTGAACGCCCAGAGGGTTTCCCGGGGATTCTGGCCCAAGATCCGCCGGGTCGCCACACACATCCCCTTCGCCGCCGACGCCCTGGCGGTCTGGCGCTGCGCACAGGATCCGGCCACGCCGCGCACGGCCAAGGCCATGATGCTGGCGGCGCTGGCCTATTTCGTCCTGCCGACCGACGCCGTTCCCGACATCCTCGGCGCGTTCGGGTTCACCGACGACGCCGCAGTCTTCGCCGCACTTCTGGCGGTGATCGGCAAGCACCTGAAGCCCGAGCACAGGGCGGCGGCCCAGGCGGACCTGAAGCGCCTGCGCGGGGAGGACTAG
- a CDS encoding SDR family NAD(P)-dependent oxidoreductase, with the protein MKLDSSIAAVVTGGASGLGEATVRALAAHGVKVAIFDMNEAKGEEVAKEVGGVFCKCNVTSDADVDAAFEKARAAHGQERILVNCAGTGNAAKTASRDKQTGETKHFPLDAFNLIVQINLVGTFRCIAKSAKGMLDLTPLEDGERGAIVNTASVAAEDGQMGQAAYSASKGGVVGMTLPIARDLAGDGIRVNTILPGIFSTPLMNGAPPQVKEALAASVPFPKRLGKAEEYAQLALTMITNGYFNGEDVRLDGSIRMAPR; encoded by the coding sequence ATGAAACTCGATTCCTCCATCGCCGCCGTTGTCACGGGCGGCGCTTCCGGCCTCGGCGAGGCCACCGTCCGCGCCCTCGCCGCGCACGGAGTCAAGGTCGCCATTTTCGACATGAATGAGGCGAAGGGCGAAGAGGTCGCCAAGGAAGTGGGCGGCGTGTTCTGCAAATGCAACGTCACCTCCGACGCCGACGTCGACGCCGCCTTCGAAAAGGCCCGCGCCGCACACGGCCAGGAGCGCATCCTCGTCAACTGCGCCGGCACCGGCAACGCCGCCAAGACCGCCAGCCGCGACAAGCAGACGGGCGAGACCAAGCACTTTCCCCTCGACGCCTTCAACCTGATCGTCCAGATCAACCTCGTGGGCACCTTCCGCTGCATCGCCAAGTCGGCCAAGGGCATGCTGGACCTTACGCCCCTTGAGGACGGCGAGCGCGGCGCGATCGTCAACACCGCCTCCGTGGCGGCCGAGGACGGCCAGATGGGCCAGGCGGCCTATTCCGCCTCCAAGGGCGGCGTGGTCGGCATGACCCTGCCCATCGCCCGGGACCTCGCCGGCGACGGCATCCGGGTGAACACCATCCTGCCGGGCATCTTCTCGACCCCGCTGATGAACGGCGCCCCGCCCCAGGTGAAGGAAGCCCTGGCCGCCTCGGTGCCCTTCCCCAAGCGTCTCGGCAAGGCTGAGGAGTATGCCCAGCTGGCCCTGACCATGATCACCAACGGCTACTTCAACGGCGAGGACGTGCGCCTCGACGGCTCCATCCGCATGGCGCCGCGCTAG